Sequence from the Ornithinimicrobium humiphilum genome:
CCAGCCCGCCTCGCGCACCCTCACGACGGCGTTCCCGGCCGCGCAGCCGTCGCCATCGCGGTGCCGGGGGCGGCCACGGCGTCGGGCCGGCGCAGGTAGAGGGGCTCAGGGTCGAGCAGACCGGTCGCGGCGTCCGGGTGGGAGCCGTTGAGCAGGCGCACGGCGAGGTCGGCGAGCACGCCCGGGTCGACGTCTCGCGGCCCGTCGGGGAGCCGGTGCGGCAGGTGCTCGGCGTAGAGCTCGGCGCCCCGCCCGACGACCGGCAGGGCCCGGACGTCGTCGGGAAGGTCGGCGGCGCGGGCGACGCCGGGACCGTCCAGCCTCCTCGCCCCCTCCGGCGTGACGTCGTAGACCGCCCAGTAGACCTCCTTGCGGCGGGCGTCGGTCGCCACGAGCAGACGCCCGAGGTGGGCGCCCGAGGTGGCCACCTCGTGGGCGAGCGCGTCGAGGGAGCAGACGCCGGCCGGCGGGGCCAGGCGGAGGGCGTGCGCGAGCACGAGACCGGTGACCACGCCCACGCGCAGACCGGTGAAGGGGCCGGGGCCGACGCCGCAGACGATGCCCGTCAGCTCCTCGCGGTCCACCCCGGCACGCTCGAGCACCTCGGCGACGCCGGGGGCGAGCAGCTCCCCGTGCCGGCGGGCGTCCTCGTGCACGACCGTGGCCACCACCCCGGTGCCGTCGTGCAGGGCGGCACCGATGGCCGTGGTCGAGGTGTCGATCGCGAGAAGCACGGGCTCAGGCTACGACGCCCGCTCGGAGGCCGCCGCCCGTGAGCCCGGGAGCAGCTGGCGCAGACGCCCCAGGTCGGTGCTGCCGAGCACCCCGGTGCGCACCAGGTGCCGGATGAGCGCGTCCACGACGTCGGGGTCGTACTCGTAGGGCGTCGCACGCAGGATCCGCTCCACGGCCTCGGCCGGGCTGTGCGCGCCGCTCAGCCGGGTGCCGGTCCCGGTCAGGTCGTCGTAGGCGGAGATCACCCGGACCACGCGGGACGCCATCGCCACGTCTCCCCGCTCGACCGCCCAGTGGTGGGGCACCCCGACGTCCGCGACCAGGGGAGCGAGCCGGGAGAGCTCGGCGGTGCGGGCCAGGACCGCCGCACCGGTGGCGGCGATGCGTCGCTGGTCGCGCAGCGAGATCTCCACCGTCGCACCGCCCGGGATCGGGCGCCACAGGCCGACCTGGCCGACGTCGTGCAGGAGGGCGGTCGCCTCCACGTCCGGCAGGTCCGCGTCGTCCACCCCGGCCTCGCGTGCGACGGGCACCGCCAGTCGGGCGACCCGCACGGCGTGCCCCGGTGCCGTGAGGCCTGCCTGGTCGGTGAGCCGCGACAGGGCGAAGAGGGTCTGGCGCTGAGCCTCGCGGATCCGGCGCTGCCTCGCCACCGCGGGCTGGAGCAGGGCCATCGGCACGAGGAAGAGCACGAAGGTGGGCCAGCCGAGGTCGCTCAGGGAGAGCGCCATCACGGCCGCGGTCGAGGCGGTCGCGAGGGCCAGCGGACCGTGAC
This genomic interval carries:
- the tsaB gene encoding tRNA (adenosine(37)-N6)-threonylcarbamoyltransferase complex dimerization subunit type 1 TsaB — protein: MLLAIDTSTTAIGAALHDGTGVVATVVHEDARRHGELLAPGVAEVLERAGVDREELTGIVCGVGPGPFTGLRVGVVTGLVLAHALRLAPPAGVCSLDALAHEVATSGAHLGRLLVATDARRKEVYWAVYDVTPEGARRLDGPGVARAADLPDDVRALPVVGRGAELYAEHLPHRLPDGPRDVDPGVLADLAVRLLNGSHPDAATGLLDPEPLYLRRPDAVAAPGTAMATAARPGTPS
- a CDS encoding HD-GYP domain-containing protein, whose product is MTLQIAVVALLAMVVGEAWRIAVPGVVRDAPLAQATAVALVVSTGWPSGEGDPNSLLGLLGPLALACLATVGVGVARRRWGSLRHDLARTVSTVVVAGVLARIGPGGARSLLERATTQEGDPAPLMALLLLVVAVVAVGVPVVARAAYEALRERGSLRATVGGHLVRHGPLALATASTAAVMALSLSDLGWPTFVLFLVPMALLQPAVARQRRIREAQRQTLFALSRLTDQAGLTAPGHAVRVARLAVPVAREAGVDDADLPDVEATALLHDVGQVGLWRPIPGGATVEISLRDQRRIAATGAAVLARTAELSRLAPLVADVGVPHHWAVERGDVAMASRVVRVISAYDDLTGTGTRLSGAHSPAEAVERILRATPYEYDPDVVDALIRHLVRTGVLGSTDLGRLRQLLPGSRAAASERAS